A single genomic interval of Armigeres subalbatus isolate Guangzhou_Male chromosome 1, GZ_Asu_2, whole genome shotgun sequence harbors:
- the LOC134207132 gene encoding uncharacterized protein LOC134207132 → MIVRYWLSSVPSRYQMFVANRISEVQHLTRAGTWRHVAGTENPADALSRGIPPVDLVQNSLWWHGPAWLTEEKSCWSETQEVKLEDLDKSHLEEGSVVATIATVSPPSEVFNLRATLRHLEKLVAWLLRFKHNALRNRGENGKRTGPVTLKEREEALLALVKLSQHECFAQEIIDLQRKGEVSATSRIRTLHPQLSGGILRVGGRLENANISIDRKHPILLDKNHPLTTLVMRQYHYEHLHAGPQLLVASVRERFWPLSARSLARKIVHRCIACFRNKPVVQDQLMADLPAERVTPAPPFLRVGVDYCGPFQVCYPNRRRVPVKHYAAIFVCLVTKAIHIEMVADLTTQGFLAALKKFVARRGKPSVIMCDSGPNFVGARRLLDELAALFKGQQSQQSIAASARTSE, encoded by the coding sequence ATGATCGTGCGATATTGGCTCTCTTCAGTACCGTCACGCTATCAGATGTTCGTGGCAAACAGAATATCGGAGGTGCAACACCTTACAAGAGCCGGGACGTGGAGACATGTTGCCGGAACGGAGAACCCGGCAGATGCGCTATCTCGTGGTATTCCCCCTGTAGATCTTGTGCAGAATTCGCTGTGGTGGCATGGACCTGCTTGGTTAACTGAAGAAAAGAGTTGTTGGTCCGAAACCCAAGAAGTGAAGCTGGAGGATTTGGACAAATCACACCTCGAAGAAGGATCAGTAGTAGCTACCATAGCTACAGTATCTCCGCCGAGCGAAGTCTTCAACCTTCGGGCAACCTTGCGTCATCTAGAAAAGCTCGTGGCGTGGCTACTGCGGTTCAAGCACAATGCTCTTAGAAATCGTGGTGAAAACGGAAAGAGAACGGGTCCCGTAACCCTGAAGGAACGAGAAGAAGCATTACTCGCGTTGGTGAAATTATCGCAACACGAATGTTTTGCTCAAGAAATAATTGACCTTCAACGAAAGGGGGAGGTCAGTGCCACCTCTCGCATTAGAACGCTACATCCACAGTTGTCCGGAGGCATATTGCGTGTTGGCGGCCGGCTAGAAAATGCCAACATCTCGATCGACCGTAAACATCCAATACTGTTAGATAAAAATCACCCTTTAACAACCTTGGTTATGCGTCAATACCACTATGAGCATTTACATGCTGGTCCGCAACTTCTAGTTGCCAGTGTCCGAGAACGATTTTGGCCTCTTAGTGCGCGTAGCCTCGCTAGGAAAATTGTTCACAGATGCATTGCCTGCTTCCGCAATAAGCCTGTAGTACAGGATCAACTGATGGCTGATCTACCAGCAGAGCGTGTCACACCAGCTCCACCATTCTTACGAGTTGGGGTCGACTACTGTGGACCATTTCAAGTATGCTATCCTAATCGACGAAGAGTCCCCGTGAAGCACTACGCTGCAATTTTTGTCTGTTTGGTTACCAAGGCGATCCACATCGAAATGGTGGCCGACCTCACCACACAAGGATTTCTGGCCGCTCTTAAAAAGTTTGTAGCCAGACGCGGAAAGCCATCTGTTATCATGTGCGACAGTGGGCCCAATTTCGTGGGCGCGAGACGGCTGCTCGATGAGCTTGCTGCCTTATTCAAAGGTCAACAATCCCAACAATCCATCGCGGCAAGCGCGCGGACATCGGAATAG